A stretch of the Chloroflexota bacterium genome encodes the following:
- a CDS encoding protoheme IX farnesyltransferase, with amino-acid sequence MTTQTTSQVASPPRSLFRAYVELTKPRIIVMLLFTALGGMFLAAQGTPDVVVMLVVLVAGALASAGANALNQWFDRDIDEAMSRTRKRPVVVGAIPNTHAIAFGILTNVVAFALLASLVNLLSAVLTLCATLFYVFVYTMALKRTSTQNIVIGGAAGAIPPAVGWVAITGSLDLPAIYLFAIVFFWTPPHFWALSLLLKDDYASANVPMLPVVAGVDITKRSILLYTLLMLALTTMFAITGAVGLVYLVGSVVLGVLFIYYAVRLMQRPGVEGAKPLYLYSLLYLGALFLAIIADSLFKVGWYSWM; translated from the coding sequence TTGACTACACAGACGACATCACAAGTTGCGTCGCCGCCCCGAAGTCTATTCAGGGCGTATGTGGAACTGACGAAGCCGCGAATCATCGTGATGCTGCTGTTCACCGCGCTCGGAGGAATGTTCCTTGCGGCGCAGGGAACGCCCGATGTCGTGGTTATGCTGGTAGTACTAGTTGCGGGCGCGCTCGCCTCCGCGGGCGCAAACGCGCTGAACCAGTGGTTCGACCGCGACATCGACGAAGCAATGTCCCGCACTCGCAAGCGTCCCGTTGTCGTTGGCGCAATACCCAACACGCACGCCATCGCCTTCGGCATACTGACGAATGTCGTCGCGTTCGCGCTGCTCGCCTCGCTGGTCAACTTGCTCAGCGCCGTACTGACGCTGTGCGCCACGCTGTTCTATGTGTTCGTGTACACGATGGCGCTCAAGCGCACATCAACGCAGAATATCGTCATCGGTGGCGCGGCGGGCGCGATACCGCCGGCTGTCGGTTGGGTCGCGATAACGGGATCGCTCGACCTGCCCGCGATATACCTGTTTGCAATCGTCTTCTTCTGGACGCCGCCGCACTTCTGGGCGCTGTCTCTGCTGCTGAAGGACGATTACGCAAGCGCGAATGTGCCAATGTTGCCGGTGGTCGCGGGCGTGGATATTACGAAGCGCTCCATACTGCTATACACGCTTCTGATGCTTGCGCTGACGACTATGTTCGCGATTACGGGCGCGGTCGGTCTCGTTTATCTGGTGGGGTCGGTCGTGCTGGGTGTGCTGTTCATCTACTACGCGGTGCGGCTGATGCAGCGTCCCGGCGTGGAAGGGGCAAAGCCTCTGTATCTATACTCGCTGCTGTACCTAGGCGCGCTCTTCCTGGCGATAATCGCGGACAGCCTGTTTAAGGTAGGGTGGTATTCGTGGATGTAG